A stretch of the Solirubrobacterales bacterium genome encodes the following:
- a CDS encoding MFS transporter, with product MPRDSELDRRSITVLAAGHCCVDICQGAIPALMPFMVIRRGYSYSEATALLLVMTFASSMLQPIFGHASDRRSLAWLLPGGILLGGIGLAVVGLTASFGLTLAAVFLSGLGVGAYHPEGARFANFVAGERRATGMSLYAVGGNIGFALGPVVVTALVLPLGIGGLAWIGIPMAIAAALLASELPRLKRFADPGAEATGAPSGETGDRWLPFSGVAAIAGFRSATYFALQAFVPLWFIQHLDESAAVGNGALAALLLAGAIGTLIGGRAADRAGRRLVIKVSMGLTTPLILAFLLVGPIPAIIVLAATGFFMIGTFSITVVLGQEYLPNRIGLASGVTLGAAIGFGGLVAWLLGLVADQTGLLTVLLITAAMPLPAFLFATVLPAPNR from the coding sequence ATGCCCCGGGACAGTGAACTCGACCGCCGTTCGATCACCGTCCTCGCGGCCGGTCACTGCTGCGTCGACATCTGCCAGGGGGCGATCCCCGCGCTGATGCCGTTCATGGTGATCCGCCGTGGCTACAGCTACTCCGAGGCAACCGCCCTGCTTCTGGTCATGACCTTCGCCTCCTCGATGCTTCAACCGATCTTCGGCCACGCCTCCGACCGGCGGTCACTGGCCTGGCTTCTCCCCGGCGGGATCCTGCTCGGCGGAATCGGGCTCGCCGTGGTCGGTCTCACCGCCTCCTTCGGCCTGACCCTGGCCGCGGTATTCCTGTCCGGGCTGGGCGTCGGCGCCTATCACCCGGAGGGTGCCCGGTTCGCAAACTTCGTCGCGGGAGAACGCCGGGCCACCGGAATGAGCCTGTACGCGGTCGGCGGGAACATCGGCTTCGCCCTCGGTCCGGTGGTGGTCACCGCCCTGGTCCTGCCGCTCGGCATCGGCGGGCTGGCCTGGATCGGGATCCCGATGGCGATCGCCGCCGCCCTGCTCGCATCCGAGCTGCCACGGTTGAAACGGTTCGCGGACCCGGGAGCAGAAGCCACCGGAGCACCGTCCGGCGAGACCGGGGACCGCTGGCTGCCGTTCAGCGGGGTCGCCGCGATCGCCGGCTTCCGTTCCGCCACCTACTTTGCCTTGCAGGCATTCGTGCCGCTCTGGTTCATTCAGCACCTCGACGAGTCGGCCGCGGTCGGCAACGGGGCGCTTGCCGCGCTGCTCCTGGCCGGTGCCATCGGCACCCTGATCGGTGGCCGAGCTGCCGACCGCGCCGGCCGGCGACTGGTGATCAAGGTCTCGATGGGTCTGACCACGCCGCTGATCCTCGCCTTTCTGCTGGTCGGACCGATCCCGGCAATCATCGTTCTCGCAGCGACCGGATTCTTCATGATCGGCACCTTCTCGATCACGGTCGTCCTGGGACAGGAGTACCTGCCGAACCGCATCGGGCTGGCCTCCGGGGTGACCCTGGGGGCGGCAATCGGGTTCGGTGGCCTGGTGGCGTGGTTGCTGGGGCTTGTCGCCGACCAGACCGGCCTGCTGACCGTGCTCCTGATCACCGCCGCCATGCCGCTTCCGGCCTTCCTCTTTGCGACCGTTCTTCCCGCCCCGAACCGGTAG
- a CDS encoding EAL domain-containing protein, translated as MAELNDCRSLAEAGKRVTAFMIESFGATAAAVFDVEGPVAAHPARIPAPLIGELGEIPPGVGAWSPVETESGLVAISYLVGGSDRVRVVSAWERTNSGSVSRVRTVAEVLAGWLEAADSDSIKREWPKPEYRRHPLNNEDFANLIEAIPAIFYIAEMGVDGRWHYVSPQIEKVLGYSPAEWMEDHELWYRSIHPDDLEHALSFEDKRLIGLDMMPPAAYRLRTKEGRYIWIYERSRLIRNQEGTPLWHGVVQDVTALKEAEISLARKVEQQAILAKLGEMAVQGVRPDELLENAVRRIAGLESAIEVSVWEQVSDDTLGVIARSGNLGKYDRIPFLTDDFPGADLIRGRPALIQSWDNDDHRLDPFRETRPPEAASSFAAPIFGTDEGFGFLLIHSDHEDAFSAEDSDFLLATAGMLGNAIQRSRADHQLRHRLDHDSLTELPNRRYFESRLGKALAAADLNETTVALIFLDLDHFKLINDGVGHGAGDEVLRTVAPRLTRGVRHNDTVARFGGDEFGVILPAVADADEATEVAERILASISEPIRVDGAERRITASAGISIRHPGGNREHSVEDMIREADAAMYSAKEAGRSTVHVFDGSIQERVIKRLETERELRAALANGELAVAYQPIIELKGGRLTGFEALVRWNHREKGVILPEDFIPIAEQSELIREVDSWVLARAVGDAAEWNRGRAADDAVGVSVNCSARQIGNLNLAGLVRDLLDRHQLAPEQITLELVETTLLSGNRHVGVVLAELDGLGVRLSLDDFGTGFSSLGYLAEFPLDEVKIDRKFIELVSEGDRRGSAIAGAIIQIGKALSMTVVAEAVNADDVLDLIREMGCHRAQGFMISKPLSPGEATELALQDGWTVYAD; from the coding sequence ATGGCGGAACTGAACGACTGCCGTTCCCTGGCCGAGGCGGGGAAACGCGTCACCGCATTCATGATCGAGAGTTTCGGTGCGACCGCGGCCGCGGTCTTCGACGTGGAGGGTCCGGTTGCGGCCCATCCCGCGCGGATCCCCGCCCCCTTGATCGGCGAGCTCGGGGAGATTCCCCCCGGGGTCGGGGCGTGGTCCCCGGTTGAAACCGAGAGTGGTCTGGTGGCTATCTCCTATCTGGTCGGCGGGTCGGATCGGGTACGGGTCGTGTCCGCGTGGGAACGGACCAACTCCGGCTCGGTTTCCCGGGTTCGCACCGTCGCCGAGGTTCTGGCGGGCTGGCTGGAGGCCGCCGATTCCGACTCGATCAAGCGGGAGTGGCCGAAGCCGGAGTACAGGCGTCATCCCCTGAACAACGAGGATTTCGCCAACCTGATCGAGGCCATCCCGGCGATCTTCTACATCGCCGAGATGGGAGTCGATGGTCGTTGGCACTACGTCAGCCCCCAGATCGAGAAGGTGCTGGGCTACTCGCCGGCTGAGTGGATGGAAGACCACGAACTCTGGTACCGGTCGATCCATCCCGATGACCTTGAACACGCCCTCTCGTTCGAGGACAAGAGGCTGATCGGTCTCGACATGATGCCTCCGGCCGCGTACCGGCTGCGGACCAAGGAGGGACGCTACATCTGGATCTACGAACGCTCGCGACTGATTCGGAACCAGGAGGGGACCCCCCTCTGGCACGGCGTGGTCCAGGATGTGACCGCGCTCAAGGAGGCCGAGATCAGCCTGGCCCGCAAGGTCGAGCAGCAGGCGATCCTGGCCAAACTCGGCGAGATGGCAGTACAGGGAGTCAGGCCCGACGAACTGCTGGAGAACGCGGTCCGCCGGATCGCCGGACTCGAGAGCGCGATCGAGGTTTCCGTGTGGGAACAGGTGAGCGATGACACCCTCGGGGTGATCGCCCGCTCCGGCAACCTGGGAAAGTACGATCGCATCCCATTTCTCACCGACGATTTCCCCGGGGCGGATCTGATTCGGGGGAGGCCGGCCCTGATTCAAAGCTGGGACAACGACGATCACCGACTCGATCCGTTCCGGGAAACCAGGCCTCCCGAGGCAGCCAGCAGCTTCGCTGCCCCGATCTTCGGGACTGACGAAGGGTTCGGGTTTCTCCTGATCCACTCGGATCACGAAGACGCCTTCTCCGCGGAGGACTCCGATTTCCTGCTGGCAACTGCCGGCATGCTCGGCAACGCCATCCAGCGCAGCCGGGCGGATCATCAGCTTCGCCATCGCCTCGACCACGACTCCCTGACCGAGCTTCCGAACCGGCGCTACTTCGAGTCCCGCCTCGGCAAGGCGCTTGCCGCCGCCGACCTGAACGAGACGACGGTGGCCCTGATCTTCCTCGACCTCGATCATTTTAAGCTGATCAACGACGGGGTCGGCCACGGAGCCGGCGACGAGGTGCTTCGGACGGTTGCCCCCCGACTCACCCGTGGGGTGCGCCACAACGACACGGTTGCGCGGTTCGGCGGGGACGAGTTCGGGGTGATCCTGCCTGCGGTTGCCGATGCGGACGAGGCCACCGAAGTGGCGGAACGCATTCTCGCGTCGATCTCGGAACCGATCAGGGTGGACGGAGCGGAGCGGCGAATCACGGCCAGTGCCGGGATCTCGATCCGGCACCCGGGTGGGAATCGGGAGCACTCGGTCGAGGACATGATCCGGGAGGCCGATGCCGCCATGTACAGCGCCAAGGAGGCCGGGCGCTCAACCGTTCACGTCTTTGACGGTTCGATCCAGGAGAGGGTGATCAAGCGACTCGAGACCGAACGGGAACTCCGGGCAGCGTTGGCCAACGGTGAACTCGCGGTGGCGTACCAGCCGATCATCGAGCTGAAGGGCGGACGGCTGACCGGTTTCGAGGCCCTGGTCCGATGGAACCACCGGGAGAAGGGGGTGATCCTGCCGGAAGACTTCATTCCGATCGCCGAGCAGAGCGAGCTGATCCGGGAAGTGGACTCGTGGGTCCTGGCGCGGGCGGTGGGCGACGCCGCCGAATGGAATCGCGGCCGGGCGGCCGACGATGCGGTCGGAGTCTCGGTGAACTGCTCGGCGCGCCAGATAGGAAACCTCAACCTGGCCGGGCTGGTTCGGGATCTGCTCGACCGCCACCAGCTTGCCCCGGAGCAGATCACCCTCGAGTTGGTCGAGACCACACTGCTGTCCGGGAACCGGCATGTCGGTGTGGTGCTGGCCGAGCTTGACGGGCTCGGTGTCCGGCTGTCACTGGACGACTTCGGAACCGGGTTTTCGTCGCTGGGATACCTCGCCGAGTTCCCCCTGGACGAGGTCAAGATCGATCGCAAGTTCATCGAACTGGTGAGCGAGGGCGACCGGCGGGGATCGGCGATCGCGGGGGCGATAATCCAGATCGGCAAGGCACTCTCGATGACCGTGGTGGCCGAGGCCGTGAACGCCGACGACGTCCTCGATCTGATCCGGGAGATGGGCTGCCATCGGGCTCAGGGCTTCATGATCTCGAAGCCGCTGAGTCCGGGTGAAGCGACTGAACTGGCGCTCCAGGACGGCTGGACCGTCTACGCCGACTGA
- a CDS encoding cyclopropane-fatty-acyl-phospholipid synthase family protein: MYSTGGVAERFVPIWSRAEARLGGPLPAAVRFWDGSELGSGTRGSATDTVVLRSPKALAYAAGRPDQLGLARAFVSGELELEGDIERVMAAGARMYGFDISWRDKLEAVRIAVSVGAVRLPPPSPPESEARVGGRMHSLRRDRQAISHHYDVSNRFYRLILGPTLVYSCAYFESPDDSLEEAQTRKLDVICRKLRLEQGERFLDIGCGWGSLVMHAAANYGVQAVGVTLSEAQAELARERIREAGLGDRCEIRIQDYREVGDGPYDKIASVGMFEHVGSSMLDRYMETVAALGRPGGLALHHGICRQHSNEESPNTFITHYVFPDGELHRVAKVIRALERSGQELRDTEALREHYALTLRHWVRNLASNPELALAEVGAERRRIWELYMTASALAFERGDISVQQMLAVLPEHEQRPLYRPSPGIELARPTFVAPAGSLQVPTEDGAANVPSRTQSA, from the coding sequence ATGTACTCGACCGGAGGTGTTGCAGAGCGTTTTGTACCGATCTGGTCCCGGGCCGAGGCCCGGCTCGGTGGTCCGTTACCGGCTGCGGTCCGGTTCTGGGATGGCAGCGAACTTGGTTCCGGGACACGCGGATCCGCCACCGACACGGTTGTACTCCGAAGTCCGAAGGCTCTGGCCTATGCGGCCGGCCGACCCGACCAGCTCGGGCTGGCGCGGGCTTTCGTTTCAGGCGAGCTGGAACTGGAAGGAGACATCGAGCGGGTCATGGCCGCCGGCGCACGCATGTACGGATTCGACATCTCCTGGCGGGACAAACTGGAGGCAGTTCGGATCGCCGTCTCGGTGGGGGCGGTCCGGCTCCCGCCACCGAGCCCACCCGAATCCGAAGCCAGGGTCGGGGGCAGGATGCACTCCCTGCGCCGGGACCGGCAGGCGATCAGCCACCACTACGACGTTTCCAACCGGTTCTACCGGCTGATTCTGGGTCCGACCCTGGTCTACTCCTGCGCCTACTTCGAGAGTCCCGACGACTCGCTGGAGGAAGCCCAGACCCGCAAGCTCGACGTGATCTGCCGGAAACTCCGGCTCGAGCAGGGAGAGCGCTTTCTCGACATCGGCTGCGGCTGGGGCTCGCTGGTGATGCACGCCGCCGCTAACTATGGGGTGCAGGCGGTCGGGGTCACGCTCTCCGAGGCGCAGGCGGAACTGGCCCGGGAGCGGATCCGTGAAGCCGGGTTGGGCGACCGATGCGAGATCCGGATCCAGGACTACCGGGAGGTCGGTGATGGTCCCTACGACAAGATCGCCTCGGTCGGGATGTTCGAGCACGTGGGTTCGAGCATGCTGGATCGCTACATGGAGACGGTCGCGGCGCTGGGCAGACCCGGCGGACTGGCACTCCACCACGGGATCTGCCGGCAGCACTCGAACGAGGAGTCGCCCAACACGTTCATCACCCACTACGTCTTCCCGGACGGGGAGCTTCACCGGGTGGCCAAGGTGATCCGGGCGCTCGAGCGCTCCGGGCAGGAACTGCGGGACACCGAGGCCCTGCGGGAGCACTACGCGCTCACCCTGCGTCACTGGGTTCGAAATCTCGCCTCGAATCCGGAACTGGCCCTGGCCGAGGTCGGAGCCGAGCGGCGGCGGATCTGGGAGCTCTACATGACCGCATCGGCGCTCGCCTTCGAGCGAGGCGACATCTCGGTGCAGCAGATGCTGGCGGTGCTGCCGGAACATGAACAGAGGCCGCTCTACCGACCCTCACCCGGGATCGAACTCGCTCGCCCCACCTTCGTGGCACCGGCTGGGAGTCTGCAGGTCCCGACCGAAGACGGGGCTGCGAACGTTCCGTCCCGGACTCAGTCGGCGTAG
- a CDS encoding cold-shock protein, which produces MPTGTVKWFSDEKGFGFITPDDGSKDVFVHHSAIQADGFRTLAEGAKVSYESEDGPKGPAAASVEAI; this is translated from the coding sequence ATGCCGACTGGGACAGTCAAGTGGTTCAGTGACGAGAAGGGGTTCGGGTTCATCACGCCCGATGATGGATCGAAGGACGTCTTCGTCCACCACAGTGCGATCCAGGCCGACGGCTTCCGCACCCTCGCCGAGGGTGCCAAGGTCAGCTACGAATCCGAGGACGGCCCCAAGGGACCGGCCGCGGCTTCGGTCGAAGCGATCTGA
- a CDS encoding PadR family transcriptional regulator yields MSSSRQRPLGDAVTEATEAANRRVKEPVGRKRGGRTSDAFGGEMRRRDVVPLLVFHLIRDDPSYGNHLIEAIEELTQGVISVNPNTMYPLLRDLEGRGLIRGDWEHPDKRTRRFYSITPDGEAEYRRLLDETEPFLDSVIRSIRMIKRAVYGTAD; encoded by the coding sequence ATGTCTTCTTCCCGTCAGAGGCCGCTGGGCGACGCTGTGACCGAGGCGACCGAGGCGGCCAACCGCCGGGTCAAGGAACCCGTCGGCCGGAAACGGGGCGGACGCACATCCGATGCGTTCGGGGGCGAGATGCGCCGCCGGGACGTGGTTCCGCTGCTCGTCTTCCACCTGATCCGCGACGACCCCTCCTACGGCAACCATCTGATCGAGGCGATCGAGGAGCTGACCCAGGGAGTGATCTCGGTCAACCCGAACACCATGTACCCGCTCCTGAGGGATCTCGAAGGGCGCGGTCTGATCAGGGGGGACTGGGAGCATCCGGACAAGCGGACCCGCCGCTTCTACTCGATCACGCCCGACGGAGAGGCCGAGTACCGGCGTCTGCTCGATGAAACGGAGCCCTTCCTGGACTCGGTGATCCGCTCGATCCGGATGATCAAGCGCGCGGTCTACGGCACCGCGGACTGA
- a CDS encoding ATP-dependent RecD-like DNA helicase produces MDSATEPLFSDETGFSGPVTVVHVVFASNDGDYAVVEVRDGSGEEFIAIGSLTHLSPGARARMTGEWQEHTRYGRQLRANTAIPLDPTDREGQVAYLSSLRNIGEVRAEALCDLFGEEVLDRIAADPSAAFGSLPKFGKKRVEAAVASWYETRAVRDLHVELGPHGLAHLAGRINARFGDEALRVLREDPYRLTEVDGVGFQRADVIAQGAGVPPESDRRAQAAAWYLLGEAERRGHTHLTAGDLAKKTGDLLGLKPDPEVLLAAPGLIVEGERVYRERTLNREQWVAAELRDRAEAEPQLEVNPRPSVGSELTGEQWRAVEAAFTARISVVTGGPGVGKTVCTRAIVDSAREARLRVGLCAPTGRAARRMAEATGTEAHTIHRLLEWRPGSEPTFRPGHPLPLELLIVDEASMINLHMAEVLLGGVGIDTHIVLVGDADQLPPVGAGKPFSDLLESGLVPATRLTHVFRQAAQSMIITAAHEVNQGRAPHLEPGPDQHRDFHLMERVGGSKVKQAVVQVISERVAAGLGLDPIRDAQVLAPIYRGDAGIDVLNRELQAKLNPDGRKAIRDRFRVGDRVIQTRNAYDLGLMNGTICFLIDDDPDEEMAVLETDDGEQVILPWDDAGDLKLAYAISVHKSQGSEIPVVVFVCHRSHAGMLTRPLIYTAITRAKEMCVLVGDRPALEAGVRRDESGRRNSSLARRLAGELDT; encoded by the coding sequence ATGGACTCGGCCACGGAACCTCTTTTTTCAGACGAGACCGGTTTCTCCGGGCCGGTCACCGTGGTTCACGTGGTCTTCGCCTCGAACGACGGCGACTACGCCGTGGTCGAGGTCCGGGACGGTTCCGGTGAGGAGTTCATCGCGATCGGCTCCCTGACCCATCTCTCGCCGGGGGCACGGGCACGGATGACCGGTGAGTGGCAGGAACACACCCGCTACGGACGGCAACTGAGGGCCAACACCGCGATTCCGCTCGACCCGACCGACCGGGAGGGACAGGTCGCCTACCTGAGCTCCCTGCGGAACATCGGCGAGGTCCGGGCCGAAGCTCTCTGCGACCTGTTCGGGGAGGAGGTTCTCGACCGGATCGCCGCCGATCCGTCCGCCGCCTTCGGTTCGCTTCCGAAATTCGGGAAGAAACGGGTCGAGGCAGCGGTAGCGAGCTGGTACGAGACCCGGGCGGTGCGGGACCTCCACGTCGAGCTCGGGCCTCACGGCCTGGCCCACCTCGCCGGCCGGATCAATGCCCGTTTCGGCGATGAGGCCCTTCGGGTCCTGCGTGAAGATCCCTACCGGCTGACCGAGGTGGACGGGGTCGGGTTCCAGCGGGCCGATGTGATCGCCCAGGGGGCGGGGGTGCCACCCGAGTCCGACCGTCGTGCCCAGGCCGCGGCCTGGTACCTGCTGGGGGAGGCCGAGCGCCGTGGTCACACTCACTTGACCGCCGGGGACCTGGCGAAGAAGACCGGGGATCTGCTCGGGTTGAAACCCGATCCGGAGGTGCTTCTCGCCGCACCGGGCTTGATCGTCGAGGGCGAGCGGGTCTATCGGGAACGGACCCTGAACCGTGAACAGTGGGTCGCGGCCGAGCTGCGGGACCGGGCCGAGGCCGAACCTCAACTGGAGGTGAACCCCAGGCCGTCCGTGGGAAGCGAACTCACCGGTGAACAGTGGCGGGCGGTCGAGGCGGCCTTCACCGCCCGGATCTCGGTGGTCACCGGAGGCCCCGGCGTCGGCAAGACCGTCTGCACCCGGGCGATCGTCGATTCCGCCCGCGAAGCCCGACTGCGGGTCGGCCTCTGTGCTCCCACCGGCCGGGCCGCCCGCCGGATGGCCGAGGCGACCGGAACCGAGGCGCACACCATCCACCGTCTGCTCGAGTGGCGACCCGGGTCGGAACCAACCTTCCGGCCGGGCCATCCGTTGCCGCTGGAACTGCTGATCGTCGATGAAGCCTCGATGATCAACCTGCACATGGCCGAGGTGCTGCTCGGCGGGGTCGGAATCGACACTCACATCGTTCTGGTCGGCGATGCCGACCAGCTGCCCCCGGTCGGGGCGGGCAAGCCGTTCTCGGATCTGCTCGAGTCCGGCCTGGTTCCGGCCACCCGGCTGACCCATGTGTTCCGGCAGGCAGCGCAATCGATGATCATCACTGCAGCCCACGAGGTGAACCAGGGCCGGGCCCCGCATCTGGAGCCAGGTCCGGACCAGCACCGGGACTTCCACCTGATGGAAAGGGTCGGTGGCTCAAAGGTGAAGCAGGCAGTGGTTCAGGTGATCAGCGAACGGGTCGCGGCGGGACTCGGACTCGACCCGATCCGGGATGCCCAGGTGCTGGCCCCGATCTACCGGGGTGATGCCGGAATCGATGTGCTCAACCGGGAGCTTCAGGCGAAGCTGAATCCGGACGGCCGGAAGGCGATCCGGGACCGTTTCCGGGTGGGCGACCGGGTGATCCAGACCCGGAACGCCTACGACCTCGGGCTGATGAACGGCACGATCTGCTTCCTGATCGACGACGATCCGGACGAGGAGATGGCGGTACTCGAAACCGACGACGGGGAGCAGGTGATCCTGCCGTGGGATGACGCCGGTGACCTCAAGCTCGCCTACGCGATCTCGGTCCACAAGTCCCAGGGGTCGGAGATCCCGGTGGTCGTTTTCGTCTGCCACCGCTCTCATGCGGGAATGCTCACCCGGCCCCTGATCTACACCGCGATCACCAGGGCGAAGGAGATGTGCGTGCTGGTCGGTGACCGTCCCGCACTCGAGGCCGGGGTCCGCCGCGACGAGTCGGGCCGGCGAAACTCCTCCCTCGCCCGGCGGCTCGCCGGTGAACTCGACACCTGA
- a CDS encoding beta-lactamase family protein, translating into MIRGLVLTTVVTLALPAWIAAPAAAAAPPSGHVLGEVDRSVREGMDRSGVPGLALAVVSGGRTVHARGFGETGRGRPVTPRTPFVLGSTSKSFTALAVMQLVDEGRVKLDAPVRRYLPEFKPAGGQDGPPITVRQVLRQTSGLPPDAGGPIMASVVEGTAAEAVRELDGVETTGDPGEAFAYSNANYVLAGLLIQRVSGERYGDYIERHIFGPLGMRDSFARVAPARDAGLATGHRFRFGLITDHGPTFRLGIQPAGYLISSADDMARYLAMYLDGGVGPDGNRVVSRRGLQTMLSPGLKGTLGPWADGAAARYAMGWYFGGPWEEPALVHFGRTPDSGSMIAMLPGRRLGVVTLVNAANQISVPGYPAPIERIQRNTVDTLTGETAEPGTSLPGFYLRFNIVVLALLLGSTLLVVRSGLSLRRGRRPKRPVLAAIGAVAAAVGGLLFAAVPILTFGWRGWFLWQPDLALTLALLAALLVSTAILQATTLLVFRNAGDAPG; encoded by the coding sequence ATGATTCGCGGTCTTGTGTTGACGACGGTTGTGACGCTGGCTCTGCCTGCCTGGATCGCAGCCCCGGCCGCTGCCGCGGCTCCTCCTTCGGGTCACGTTCTGGGCGAGGTCGACCGCAGCGTTCGCGAGGGAATGGACCGATCAGGTGTCCCGGGACTCGCCCTGGCGGTGGTTTCCGGAGGGAGGACGGTTCACGCCCGCGGGTTTGGTGAAACCGGGAGAGGACGGCCGGTGACACCCCGGACTCCGTTCGTGCTCGGGTCCACCTCGAAGTCGTTTACCGCCCTGGCGGTGATGCAACTGGTTGATGAAGGTCGAGTGAAGCTGGACGCGCCGGTGCGCCGCTACCTGCCCGAGTTCAAGCCGGCCGGGGGTCAAGATGGCCCCCCGATCACCGTGCGCCAGGTTCTGCGGCAGACTTCCGGCCTGCCACCCGATGCCGGCGGCCCGATCATGGCGAGTGTGGTCGAAGGCACCGCGGCCGAAGCGGTCCGGGAACTCGACGGGGTCGAGACAACCGGCGATCCGGGCGAAGCGTTCGCTTACTCCAACGCCAACTACGTTCTGGCCGGGCTGCTGATTCAGCGTGTCTCGGGCGAGCGGTATGGGGACTACATCGAGCGTCACATTTTCGGGCCACTGGGGATGCGGGACAGCTTCGCTCGCGTTGCCCCGGCCCGCGATGCCGGGCTCGCGACCGGCCACCGTTTCCGTTTCGGACTGATCACGGATCACGGGCCGACCTTCCGACTCGGAATCCAGCCGGCTGGATACCTGATCTCCTCGGCGGACGACATGGCCCGCTACCTGGCGATGTACCTGGACGGCGGGGTCGGTCCTGATGGGAACCGGGTCGTCTCCCGCCGGGGGTTGCAGACGATGCTATCACCCGGGTTGAAGGGAACTCTCGGCCCGTGGGCCGACGGGGCCGCTGCCCGGTACGCGATGGGCTGGTATTTCGGTGGCCCCTGGGAGGAACCCGCCCTGGTTCATTTTGGCCGGACACCGGACTCGGGCAGCATGATCGCCATGCTGCCGGGACGAAGGCTCGGGGTCGTGACCCTGGTCAACGCGGCCAACCAGATCTCCGTTCCGGGCTACCCGGCCCCGATCGAACGGATCCAGCGAAACACGGTGGATACCCTGACCGGTGAGACAGCCGAACCCGGTACCTCGCTACCCGGCTTCTACCTGCGATTCAACATCGTGGTTCTCGCGCTGCTTCTCGGATCCACTTTGCTGGTTGTGCGCTCGGGGCTGAGCCTCCGCCGCGGTCGCCGACCGAAGCGTCCGGTTCTGGCTGCCATCGGGGCGGTCGCCGCGGCGGTTGGCGGGCTTCTCTTCGCGGCAGTTCCAATCCTCACCTTCGGCTGGCGCGGATGGTTCCTGTGGCAGCCGGATCTGGCCCTGACGCTCGCCCTGCTTGCCGCGCTGCTGGTCTCGACGGCCATTCTTCAGGCAACCACACTGTTGGTCTTCCGGAACGCGGGCGATGCCCCCGGGTGA
- a CDS encoding CueP family metal-binding protein, which yields MNFAAISSRRRNITSALTVALVTGIVLAGCGNSSEEQAPSSSAGGHSGQSLLLAENGLDGLDARQIIDRLDAMPVDQRPADLIASVEPNELILSDGGNREVRLPMPEDRVYVSVAPYRAETHECHFHSLTTCRGELGNTGVAVKLTGEDGRVLINKTRKTFDNGFVGFWVPRGIKANLTVKADGRKGTETLSTVNPDDATCITTMRLT from the coding sequence ATGAACTTTGCCGCCATTTCGTCGCGAAGGCGAAACATCACTTCCGCGCTCACCGTCGCCCTCGTCACCGGGATCGTTCTGGCCGGTTGTGGGAACTCCTCCGAGGAGCAGGCGCCGTCCTCATCGGCCGGCGGCCACTCCGGCCAGAGCCTGCTCCTGGCCGAGAACGGCCTTGACGGGCTCGATGCCCGCCAGATCATCGACCGTCTCGACGCGATGCCGGTGGATCAGCGCCCGGCCGACCTGATCGCCTCGGTCGAACCGAACGAGCTGATCCTCTCCGACGGCGGCAACCGGGAGGTCAGACTGCCGATGCCGGAAGACCGGGTGTACGTGTCCGTCGCTCCGTACAGGGCGGAGACGCATGAATGCCACTTCCACAGCCTGACCACCTGTCGCGGAGAGCTCGGCAACACCGGGGTCGCGGTCAAACTCACGGGTGAGGACGGCAGGGTGCTGATCAACAAAACCAGAAAGACCTTCGACAACGGCTTCGTCGGCTTCTGGGTACCGCGCGGAATCAAGGCGAACCTGACCGTGAAGGCAGATGGCCGAAAGGGAACCGAAACCCTCTCCACGGTCAATCCGGACGACGCAACCTGCATCACCACAATGAGGCTGACCTGA
- a CDS encoding ImmA/IrrE family metallo-endopeptidase, whose product MALATSLEPEEAGRIESEVGEIVAAIPSRVWNGRSLPVPVEKIAREVYGLRVLLKSGEEIREAVNGPLDEPGDVSGLLLCGIGEIWVNSWEAEQTSWGTPRTRFTVGHELGHYVMHQAGRPGIYCRTTAEEDGSPLEPVPRPIPEVEANTFSASLLMPARLVRPLLDGEPEIDIERIKAEFEVSGKAGARRIEALRQLG is encoded by the coding sequence GTGGCGCTGGCAACCAGCCTGGAGCCGGAGGAGGCGGGCCGGATCGAGTCCGAGGTGGGGGAGATCGTCGCCGCGATTCCGTCACGGGTGTGGAACGGCAGGAGCCTGCCGGTGCCGGTCGAGAAGATCGCCCGGGAGGTCTACGGGCTCCGGGTGCTGCTGAAGAGCGGCGAGGAAATCAGGGAGGCGGTAAACGGACCTCTCGACGAGCCCGGTGACGTCTCCGGCCTCTTGCTCTGCGGGATCGGCGAGATCTGGGTCAACTCATGGGAGGCCGAACAGACGTCCTGGGGCACGCCCCGGACCCGGTTCACGGTCGGCCACGAGCTCGGTCACTACGTGATGCATCAGGCCGGCCGGCCCGGGATCTACTGCCGGACTACCGCCGAGGAGGACGGTTCGCCGCTCGAACCGGTGCCGCGGCCGATTCCCGAGGTGGAGGCCAACACCTTCTCGGCTTCCCTGCTGATGCCGGCCCGCCTGGTACGCCCCCTGCTGGACGGGGAGCCCGAGATCGACATCGAACGGATCAAGGCCGAATTCGAGGTCTCCGGCAAGGCCGGCGCCCGCCGGATCGAAGCTCTCCGTCAGCTCGGCTGA